The Macrobrachium rosenbergii isolate ZJJX-2024 chromosome 29, ASM4041242v1, whole genome shotgun sequence genome contains the following window.
tacagACTAGGAATTCTGAGCCCAAAACATGCAGTTGTAAGCattgaatgtaaaagttttaaaattctgctaaaaatttGTGTTGAAAAAATTTAAAGCTGAAATTCAGTAGATATAAGAGTACAGTAATGGGAAAATGGATAAAGGAATTCCTGAAAAATTGATCCCGACTGTCGTGAAAataagatatatgcatatatacgtatagtaCATTACGGCAGTAGTTGATTGCTATACATTTATTTCTCAGCCAAAGAAAACTGCTCCTAAGTACAGCAATGATCCCAACgtagtaaataataaacaagaggAAGATGACATAGCAAGAGCCATTCAATTATCCCTACAAGAATCTGGTGGGAGCAGTAGTACTGGTTCTTCAACTTCAGCAAATCGTTCCTCTTCTACTAGTTTATATTCATCAGCTGCTGCTGCCTTGAATTCAGATGCTACAGTCACTAGCACTAGTTCTGTTTCTTCGCCGGCGAAGGAACCACAAAAAGCAAGAGCACTCTATGATTTTGAGGCTGCCGAAGACAACGAACTTACTTTTAAGGCTGGAGAAATAGGTATGGAATTGTGTTCAGAAAGGTCTCTGTACCGTATTCTTGAAATGTTTTCGATATAAAAGCCAGTGGTTTTATAGGACGTTTGGCATTAACGATAATGACTTATTGTATCGTATTTTCTTGTTGCAGTTATTGTTCAGGACAGCAGTGACCCCAATTGGTGGAAAGGGACCAACCATAGAGGAGAAGGCCTTTTTCCTGCAAACTTTGTTACTCTTGATATAAATTCTGAATCAGAACAGCCAAGTAAGGGCATTGTTCCTTTCTTGAATGCAGCTTTTTCTGCTGTGCTGTATAATGCAGATATGATTGATtgttttcagtgtttgtttttaaCACTTAATGCTGTGTAGGCTATTCTCTTGTAAATGTATTGCCAGATTCATGTAAAGAGGAGAAAGTAGCAGAAGTTAGAAATTTAGAGAAAGACCTCACTTAATATGAGAAAAATGGGAGGCagtatttgatgaaaataaaaatcactgtgTTAAGGGTACAAGACGATATTCTAACTGACTGTGTTCATTTATCCCTGACATGTCTTGTTTACAGGGACAGAGAGTGGGAAAAGAGTATCGTTTTCTGAATGTGTAGAGGTCACAGAAGTGGAGGGAGCTGGTAGCGAGGCATCCATAGACCCCGCTGAAATTACTGGCGAAATTGATGAAGAGAAAATTGACCGTCTTCTACACGTGCTGCACGAGGCTGACCCAACTGGGGAGCGACCTGACCCACCAGAGCTTGCAGTTCTTGAAGGTTTGTGGTTTTTGCCTTATTGTGTAGACAGActgtaaatactttatttattaattagttaagCTGGAAGAGCTGAATGTTAAAAATCCAAAGACCCTAGTAGGGAAAGTAGCCCAGTATGAAAAGAATAGATACAAAAGTAGAGAATAAACTATGACTTTAAATGTCACTctaaataaataaggtaaataatgatttacatataACATAAACTAAGAGATTATGAAATAAGACTTATTTCTTTGCATATGCAATATCTCTAAAATACAGTTGATGGTAAttgatctaattcttcattgtagATTATAACTTATATTCTGCTATATTTAATTATCTGCATTGACATAGAGAAAGGCAGATAATGTAGAAAAATTACAGAAGCACTTCAGGTAGATTGTTAAAGCTTATGGTATGGAATTTATATGTAGTGATTCCTCTTTTTTAGAAAATGACGCAGCTATGCTGTTTGATAAGTGCTTTACACAAATggcattttatttcatgttatgaTAAATTCCTACAAATATaagttctgtaatttttttattaccagaaCTGACTGCATACACAGTCCTGAGTGTGATGAAGGTAAAATCTATTAAATAACATGTTTTTTTCCTTACAGAACAAGTAAATGCTATGGCTCCTACAATTGATGCTGAGCTGGAGCAGATTGACCGTAAACATGCACAGCTAGCGCGGATTAGTACAGATTTAGTGGATGCATTAGGTCTTTATCATCAGGTTAGTCTGGAGGACCACGGTTTTTTTGTATCATTAGTTGTACAGAACATTTCACATAAGAACACAATGTTCATCTTACTCATAGGTAGGAAATATTGGGAGATGTGAAATTATCTAAGCTTTTGCTGATATCCATTagcataattttatcatttttacatatGTGGCTGaaatttcatcagattttttAGAACTACCTTAGAAATGCAGCTGTAAATATGGAGGTTGAAACGTCTTgatcataataaagttttatgaagATGTATGAAGCTATTAAGTACACACAAAACAAGCGTCTGAACTTAATGAAGCTTATGTGTTTACATTTGTATAGCCctttagggggttagtgctgtcagtgcacctcatgtggtgcactgtagtcattacttaaggttctttgtagcgtgtcttctgcccctagctgcaacccctctcgttctttttactgtacctcctttcatatcctctttcttccatcttactctccaccctctcataataattggttcatagtgcaactgcaaggttttgctcctgttacacctgtgactgtcaatttccgtttcagcactgattgacctcataggtccaagtgcttggcctttggcctaaattctatattaaattcagttcagttcatttgtATGGATTGAGGACTAATACTGTATGGTAATGATATCAGGTTTTGGTTTTATAATATCACTAAAATACCTTTTTAAATTACCATTAAGAGATCTAAGCTTTTTGTAATTGTTTAGGGATATGTACTTAGATAAAGCTGAATAAAATAGTTGTTTgcattagtaaatatttttcaacCTTCATGGACTTGGAAAGCAAACACCAGATGTCCATATGGGGCAGAAGCTTACATGAAAGCTAAAAAACAACCCACATTTCAGCCAGAAGGTGTGACTTACAAATTTTTGGTAGAAAAATTGAGTCTTCAGATTTGATTATTTGGTGTGAAAATATAgcgaattttaaatttcatggcCTAAAAGTTTAGTTCAAAGTTActgagttgttctctctctctctctctctctctctctctctctctctctctctctctctctctctctctctctctctctctctcttttccttcagcTTCAGTTCCACCACAACCCTAGAACTGGTGTCATGCTTCTTGCCCCTCATCCAACAGAAAACTAGTACAGTATAGTTAAATATAAGTTATACACGTTCCACGTTCCTGGATATCCTACTAGATGAGTCAAGAAACAGTGCCACTGGTCATTTCAATGCAACCAGTATGGGGTGCAATTTTAACTCAATTTGGCATATTGCATATACTACCAGTCAGATCTGACATCGTTGTTTTCCATAACTGCCACCACTAATGTCCTGAGTACACGGTTGAGGGCGTTGTGAAGGTAAACCTTCAAtgccagagggagagagaggctaattaaagtaaataactttGTCTTTTTCTGGCATCCATCTTTTTACTCACAAAATAACTTGACATCAgatgggcaccagaagagttggaagacccagacctacttggatgtgAATTATGAGACAGGAGGCTAGAAATCAGTGGAACTCTGTGGAAGATGAAGCACTGGAGAGACATGAGtgatggaatttcacagaggccctttgaaTCTTACAGcttttaatgtaatgataatgatggcaTCAGCAGTAATTATGTCCTTGCTAGGTAAAACCCTCCTCTGTTTGAGGCTAAATCAGAGCttgagaagaaaaagtaaatgaaaggagtaaaattattactgaaattctaaaattttcTTGATTGCTTTTTATAAAAATGGGTATTAACTGTTCTGCCTAGTTGCCCAGGATTTTAGATTTGGGTACTTGTAAGTTCCCGTCCGTAACagatgtacataaaaaaaacttttgatgaGTTCCTGGGATAAAGCTTTTGTGTGTAAAGGTGCCATTTAATTTCATGTTAGCATGTTGTGGTATATTGTTCAAGATAGTTTGTGCTGCATTTCTTAGTCCTTCATTATGGTTTACCACTGTCCCTATAGAGTATGGTACAGTGCATAATGAATATTGAATTTCTTTGTCAATTTCTCAAGAATTTTGCTCATATTTGGGTTACCTATTCCTATAAATTGTTTTAAGGTATGTATTTGTTGTAAATGTTGTAATTCAAAATGTATCATAAGATCTTAAGTTTCTCATGAAGAATATATGAAAGGTACTTGAACAAAACTTTAATGTGAGGCATTGCATATGGACTTGAGTAATGAGGATGCTTACAAGTTTAAGGTGAACTGATAATGCAGCATACTATaataacttaaaattacaataactgGTTCTTTTGTTTGAAGTACATTACACATTTAAATTTCTTAGGTGTACTTGTCTTGTGTTTGATAGTGTTACAGTATTTTATGTTAACTTGTTTAACTaatattaagaattaattaatttaactGAATTTCAGTTGATGCGTGACATGCCACCATCGATGGGTGGGTATTATGCTATGCCTAAAAATCCAGTTGGTCCTCCAGGACAGATGCCAGTTTATTCACAGTCTCCAACACCAGGAATGCCACCTCCACAGGTAAGGGGAAATTTGTTTTTATCCCAGGTTAAAGTATATTTTGAAGTTGGACAGTATTGGTCCCATGTTGCTTTGTGAGACAAATTTACAAGGAGTGACTCTTCTCATTGTTTTTAGTAGTTCATAGAACCATTGCCTTTTTCTTTCTGATTGTAGAAGTTACTTATAAGACCGAAAGACACTGGCAGAGTCTGTGAATGGCAAAGTTGGACACTTATAAACTACAGTCAGTATGAAAACTAATAGTTAACTCAGAACAGAAGTTTATATCCTTAAAAAATCACATGCAGATGAGTGTGTCTTTTGAAACTAGTAtcatgtaaatttaatgttcacCTGAAGAATTATCAGGGTTTCATCAAAAACATAGAATCAGCCATAAATTATAGTTTATTAAAGGAAGACAATAATCCCTTGAAATttcagaatttgaaaaataaattcaatagttTTCATCAAACATCAGGACAGATATATTGTACAGTCAGTTATCAGCAAAATTTATGAGGaaagtgataaaagaaaaaataataaggcaAACAACATATAGCACCTAGATACCAAGTTCAAAAAGAGATCTATGAAATAGAATAGAAAGAAATATggcaaaaatttggaaaaattagtAGATCAGACTACAGCCACTTGAGACATTTCCTAATATATAATAGACAAAGTTCATGATTAATTGTAATATCAGGTATACTGGAAGGACACTTATGGTATATTAGCAGTGAGCAAAATCTTCATGCATACCTCAGTGAACTTAAAAAATAGAGTGTGAATATCAAATTTGAAACTGCCAGAGGTATATGGGTATTTTAGTAGACGGTTCACAGTGGAATAATTAATCTGCACTTTCTACCTTTAATAGCTTTGCCCTGGGTCAagacaatataaaattttagtcAATCAAGCATGTAGCCCCCTTGGCCAACTTTGTATgaagaaactgttttcaaaggAACGACAGTGTGCCATCATGCATATAGCAAAACCAGTCAAAAATCTATTGCAGGCCATTAAATTGTAGAcgaatttctttaacaagctgcctATGTAAAGTGGAGGAAAGAATGGTGAATTCAAGTTTGACAGAGTACTTAAACAACAGTCCTCCCTGGCACAGTATGCATCACagagaaatatatgtacactGCTTTGTCACCTAGAAGACCATAACTCAAAACGGATTTGATCAGAAACAAGTAACAGTCTGATTGGCACATCTTTCCTCCCTTCTGGTTATCAATATTGATAACCTGTtactaaaaacttaaaaatactagAGTATATTTGGATGACTGCTATATTCTACGTTGCCTCAAACCCACAACATTCCCAGCATATTCTTAACAATGTCATCATGATAGTAGTTACCTGGGCCTTTTCATTATGCTTCcagtttgttcatgagacttacctgccagatatatatatagctgtattctccgaaggtccgacagaatttcaaatttcgcggcacacgcagtggccggtcaggtggttagtacccattccgccgctgggaggcggtatcaggaaccattcccattttctattcagattttctctgtcgcggactgtcaacacctgttgtcagttcctccgcctttggatttcgaaatttgttgtcacttaagtattttggttgttttggtattcgactggatctgtgacttggcatacgctctttgtggaccgttttgattttgcttttgacttttcttataattaagatgtcttacctctagctatcgagtctgtagcttgggtgaatgtaaggtgaggctatcgaagactttgatagttcctcactctttatgtatgatatgtaagggtgttcaatgctctatgataatcggtaatgaatgtgtgggattgtctgagggtgagtggaagaaatatgaagcctatatgcttaaattggagcgtgataggctgaggaaatcttcctcctagagtgcatccttagttggacagtcagggttttctcctactagtaaccctgtagtaatttattattaaccctgtagtttgttgctgcagaaggtaattccctggctctcgtgtggagtcaatcgtgctcttgaaactaaagtgaatgcaattcaaacgcatagtgttagtgctagtgcccctagtgttgtggagggggcgtcagatcgccctataatgcctctaggcctggacctctgtcgaactcccaggaccagggagggggcatgtcgaaagccgcatgagggttacggggcttccaccgatctggcgtcccttcggcaggtcctgatgacgctacccaggctgccagggatcgtgctcaggcacgcatcctgaaggattgcttctcgtcctccgacacgtcctccccgccacggggttggagctctcggttggactctcgccctcttaagagaagcttagaggagagggcggcttcacgtcctcttcctctagacgtttgt
Protein-coding sequences here:
- the Stam gene encoding signal transducing adapter molecule 1 isoform X2, yielding MGIFGTSSPFDQYVERATSERNTSEDWGQIMDICDRVKDNTTGPRDCLKSIARRLQSENPRIVLQAITLLDACINNCGRKFLLEVASRDFEQELRKHLTSARTHHKVSERLRESVKKWAEGDFKGDPQLSLIPALYTKLKQEGYDFNVQSDSPKKTAPKYSNDPNVVNNKQEEDDIARAIQLSLQESGGSSSTGSSTSANRSSSTSLYSSAAAALNSDATVTSTSSVSSPAKEPQKARALYDFEAAEDNELTFKAGEIVIVQDSSDPNWWKGTNHRGEGLFPANFVTLDINSESEQPRTESGKRVSFSECVEVTEVEGAGSEASIDPAEITGEIDEEKIDRLLHVLHEADPTGERPDPPELAVLEEQVNAMAPTIDAELEQIDRKHAQLARISTDLVDALGLYHQLMRDMPPSMGGYYAMPKNPVGPPGQMPVYSQSPTPGMPPPQMYASGGGQFMPPMGPPPGVNMGPYPNMPPSSMPGGAPVPPQPQMPPMAVPSQSLPGQPLPGPPVHPPQPPLGQPGPPPPEFQQGPPPNSQC